A window from Trichomycterus rosablanca isolate fTriRos1 chromosome 21, fTriRos1.hap1, whole genome shotgun sequence encodes these proteins:
- the trmt2a gene encoding tRNA (uracil-5-)-methyltransferase homolog A isoform X2, producing MADVAPDSTVPNDSSSTKEESRIEPEPQEETKQEEPSVEESEGKEQSNSNVYRYIKEDLFTSEIFKVEIQNLPKFTGFNDLKKFLNKHGLNPHKIKLIGRQTFAFVTFKNQDDRDKAMKLVHGMQWKGKVLSVRLAKPKADPIAKKRRQDGEAADHVQPASKRPTDERDAGEEEPLSTQIANAVTPLWQVQYEEQLKRKECEVEAVLQKLAREIGNNNKAMLPWLFVQKEKNKGMCCPLKPIRPSPLQTEYRNKCEFVIGTGADGEDKTKLSVEEIEALKSSMKQFFTDGEGKDSGVTSLHFVRIGQRTCAGTEDLPCELVAGDAWIHEELLGLRFRISPHSFFQTNTPAAEVLYSSVGEWAQLDQESTVLDVCCGTGTIGISLAKRVKKVIGIELCQEAVEDAKVNAKANGLTNIEFHCGKAEDIFPTVLNAVVSPNVTAIVDPPRAGLHSKVILAIRRAEHLKRLVYVACNAKAAMNNFVDLCRAPSNRVRGDPFRPVRAMGVDLFPQTMHCETILLFERVDYGSNDNAAKPQTTEK from the exons ATGGCAGATGTAGCACCAGACAGCACCGTCCCAAATGATTCATCATCCACTAAGGAGGAGTCCAGGATCGAACCTGAACCCCAGGAGGAGACAAAACAAGAAGAACCGTCTGTCGAAGAAAGCGAGGGAAAAGAACAGAGCAACTCCAATGTCTACCGCTACATCAAGGAGGATCTGTTTACCTCTGAGATTTTTAAAGTGGAGATCCAGAACCTGCCCAAGTTCACCGGCTTCAACGACCTGAAGAAGTTCCTGAACAAGCACGGTCTGAATCCTCACAAGATCAAGCTGATTGGGAGACAGACGTTTGCCTTCGTCACCTTCAAGAATCAG GACGATCGGGACAAGGCTATGAAGCTGGTACATGGCATGCAGTGGAAGGGGAAAGTGCTGAGTGTGCGTCTGGCCAAACCCAAAGCCGACCCCATCGCCAAGAAGCGCAGACAGGACGGGGAAGCGGCGGACCACGTGCAGCCCGCTTCCAAACGCCCTACCGACGAGCGGGACGCGGGCGAGGAAGAGCCTCTCAGCACCCAGATTGCCAACGCGGTGACGCCCCTGTGGCAGGTCCAGTACGAGGAGCAGCTGAAGAGGAAAGAGTGTGAGGTGGAGGCCGTCCTGCAGAAGCTCGCCAG GGAAATTGGGAATAATAATAAAGCCATGCTGCCGTGGCTGTTCGTACAGAAGGAGAAAAATAAGGGCATGTGCTGCCCACTCAAGCCCATCAGGCCATCACCTCTACAG ACCGAGTACAGGAACAAGTGTGAGTTTGTGATCGGGACGGGCGCTGATGGAGAAGATAAGACG AAGCTCTCGGTGGAGGAGATTGAAGCTCTGAAGAGCTCTATGAAGCAGTTCTTCACAGACGGAGAAGGGAAAGACAGCGGGGTCACGTCCCTGCACTTCGTGAGGATCGGTCAGAG GACCTGCGCTGGCACAGAGGATTTGCCGTGTGAGCTGGTGGCTGGAGACGCGTGGATCCACGAGGAGCTGCTCGGCCTCAGATTTCGCATCTCCCCTCATTCCTTCTTCCAG ACTAACACACCGGCAGCGGAGGTGCTGTACTCGTCCGTGGGCGAATGGGCACAGCTGGACCAGGAGAGCACTGTGCTGGATGTGTGCTGTGGAACAGGAACCATCGGCATCTCTCTGgcaaag AGGGTGAAGAAGGTGATCGGGATCGAACTGTGTCAGGAAGCTGTGGAGGACGCTAAAGTGAACGCTAAAGCTAACG gTCTGACCAACATCGAGTTCCACTGTGGTAAAGCGGAGGACATTTTCCCTACAGTGCTCAACGCTGTCGTGTCTCCTAACGTCACTGCAATCGTGGATCCTCCCAGAGCAGGGCTAC ATTCCAAAGTCATTCTGGCCATTAGACGAGCGGAACATTTGAAGAGGCTGGTGTACGTAGCGTGTAATGCTAAAGCAGCCATGAACAACTTCGTCGA TCTGTGCAGAGCGCCGTCCAACCGGGTCCGAGGAGATCCATTCCGTCCAGTGCGAGCCATGGGGGTGGATCTGTTCCCCCAGACCATGCACTGCGAGACCATCCTGCTGTTCGAGAGGGTCGACTACGGCTCCAACGATAACGCCGCCAAGCCCCAAACCACAGAGAAGTGA
- the trmt2a gene encoding tRNA (uracil-5-)-methyltransferase homolog A isoform X1 yields the protein MADVAPDSTVPNDSSSTKEESRIEPEPQEETKQEEPSVEESEGKEQSNSNVYRYIKEDLFTSEIFKVEIQNLPKFTGFNDLKKFLNKHGLNPHKIKLIGRQTFAFVTFKNQDDRDKAMKLVHGMQWKGKVLSVRLAKPKADPIAKKRRQDGEAADHVQPASKRPTDERDAGEEEPLSTQIANAVTPLWQVQYEEQLKRKECEVEAVLQKLAREIGNNNKAMLPWLFVQKEKNKGMCCPLKPIRPSPLQTEYRNKCEFVIGTGADGEDKTVGFRLGKYKGGTCAVVSPSDTIHIPKEAKHVVQAFQKYIRTSPYAVYSPETYEGHWRQLTVRTSRTSQIMAMVFFNPQKLSVEEIEALKSSMKQFFTDGEGKDSGVTSLHFVRIGQRTCAGTEDLPCELVAGDAWIHEELLGLRFRISPHSFFQTNTPAAEVLYSSVGEWAQLDQESTVLDVCCGTGTIGISLAKRVKKVIGIELCQEAVEDAKVNAKANGLTNIEFHCGKAEDIFPTVLNAVVSPNVTAIVDPPRAGLHSKVILAIRRAEHLKRLVYVACNAKAAMNNFVDLCRAPSNRVRGDPFRPVRAMGVDLFPQTMHCETILLFERVDYGSNDNAAKPQTTEK from the exons ATGGCAGATGTAGCACCAGACAGCACCGTCCCAAATGATTCATCATCCACTAAGGAGGAGTCCAGGATCGAACCTGAACCCCAGGAGGAGACAAAACAAGAAGAACCGTCTGTCGAAGAAAGCGAGGGAAAAGAACAGAGCAACTCCAATGTCTACCGCTACATCAAGGAGGATCTGTTTACCTCTGAGATTTTTAAAGTGGAGATCCAGAACCTGCCCAAGTTCACCGGCTTCAACGACCTGAAGAAGTTCCTGAACAAGCACGGTCTGAATCCTCACAAGATCAAGCTGATTGGGAGACAGACGTTTGCCTTCGTCACCTTCAAGAATCAG GACGATCGGGACAAGGCTATGAAGCTGGTACATGGCATGCAGTGGAAGGGGAAAGTGCTGAGTGTGCGTCTGGCCAAACCCAAAGCCGACCCCATCGCCAAGAAGCGCAGACAGGACGGGGAAGCGGCGGACCACGTGCAGCCCGCTTCCAAACGCCCTACCGACGAGCGGGACGCGGGCGAGGAAGAGCCTCTCAGCACCCAGATTGCCAACGCGGTGACGCCCCTGTGGCAGGTCCAGTACGAGGAGCAGCTGAAGAGGAAAGAGTGTGAGGTGGAGGCCGTCCTGCAGAAGCTCGCCAG GGAAATTGGGAATAATAATAAAGCCATGCTGCCGTGGCTGTTCGTACAGAAGGAGAAAAATAAGGGCATGTGCTGCCCACTCAAGCCCATCAGGCCATCACCTCTACAG ACCGAGTACAGGAACAAGTGTGAGTTTGTGATCGGGACGGGCGCTGATGGAGAAGATAAGACGGTAGGATTTCGCTTGGGCAAGTACAAAGGTGGCACGTGTGCTGTTGTGAGTCCCTCTGACACCATCCACATTCCTAAAGAAGCCAAGCACGTCGTCCAGGCCTTCCAGAAATACATCAG GACTAGTCCGTATGCAGTCTACAGCCCGGAGACATACGAGGGTCACTGGAGGCAGCTAACAGTACGAACCAGCAGGACCAGTCAAATCATGGCCATGGTCTTCTTTAATCCACAG AAGCTCTCGGTGGAGGAGATTGAAGCTCTGAAGAGCTCTATGAAGCAGTTCTTCACAGACGGAGAAGGGAAAGACAGCGGGGTCACGTCCCTGCACTTCGTGAGGATCGGTCAGAG GACCTGCGCTGGCACAGAGGATTTGCCGTGTGAGCTGGTGGCTGGAGACGCGTGGATCCACGAGGAGCTGCTCGGCCTCAGATTTCGCATCTCCCCTCATTCCTTCTTCCAG ACTAACACACCGGCAGCGGAGGTGCTGTACTCGTCCGTGGGCGAATGGGCACAGCTGGACCAGGAGAGCACTGTGCTGGATGTGTGCTGTGGAACAGGAACCATCGGCATCTCTCTGgcaaag AGGGTGAAGAAGGTGATCGGGATCGAACTGTGTCAGGAAGCTGTGGAGGACGCTAAAGTGAACGCTAAAGCTAACG gTCTGACCAACATCGAGTTCCACTGTGGTAAAGCGGAGGACATTTTCCCTACAGTGCTCAACGCTGTCGTGTCTCCTAACGTCACTGCAATCGTGGATCCTCCCAGAGCAGGGCTAC ATTCCAAAGTCATTCTGGCCATTAGACGAGCGGAACATTTGAAGAGGCTGGTGTACGTAGCGTGTAATGCTAAAGCAGCCATGAACAACTTCGTCGA TCTGTGCAGAGCGCCGTCCAACCGGGTCCGAGGAGATCCATTCCGTCCAGTGCGAGCCATGGGGGTGGATCTGTTCCCCCAGACCATGCACTGCGAGACCATCCTGCTGTTCGAGAGGGTCGACTACGGCTCCAACGATAACGCCGCCAAGCCCCAAACCACAGAGAAGTGA